A region from the Lolium perenne isolate Kyuss_39 chromosome 4, Kyuss_2.0, whole genome shotgun sequence genome encodes:
- the LOC127347309 gene encoding uncharacterized protein, whose protein sequence is MVEDGMTHLDAKPISSGASPNHSQSPEARSRIINDENQETEAGKSSGDKLALTTMLNDSSLQLGQLPPPEGSVKSLSEKLSAALLTINAKDDLVKQHAKVAEDAVAGWEHAEAEVSNLKRLLDASSLKNTSLEDQVSHLDGALKECVRQLRQAREEQEEKIRDAVAKKSQEFESEMSELQNIIADLKQQLEASDLQEKLQVAEKESKDLKIEMLTLSKELKILALERDLSNQAAETASKQHLESVKKVTRVEAECRRLRHVTRRTSLANDSCRPVLNNACMESLTDSQSDSGEHMLAIDSEIKNSDLWASALVAELDQFKNSNEGTRHLVNNPIEIDMMDDFLEMEKLAALPEADHTSSSVGAETDSDQTVTRDISRVETEAVQLQMIELQEKVGKIEHEKKELEMAFAEARNQLDKSRDTLMAANNKLVDLQMQLNLANESKNAALGQAERFDGERKSLALQVESKSAEVEKLQDVVASLEESGDRKELELQLESTSVEVANLRNAMAILEEKIDAEKTLSAQHKAASNMAEAAKDSLEAQLRSAQKEIGQLRGIMETLKSEVQMEKMHHKELLAQIEAMKTESERTCSVESAKESLEAQLLVANSEIAKLHVTVSALECDAAKEREYSSEIKMQLEAVEGIRKVLGSELESAHQETMKLQEKVLSLETRLKDQIALLVELTAKAEDAVSGRRVMEGQLEVANLELAKLTNKVTLLQGKIEQEKLLSEEYEAKCRKLEAQLSRDTREAKLWRLANTNGDLKFKQEKEIASAAGKLAECQKTIANLGLQLKSLTDLDGVATQPEKLESKDTLLDFREGGAEPLADELYSLDLPRNNGSRISPVPAVESPSRSSFFSGGLSSISSYRSKARK, encoded by the exons ATGGTGGAGGATGGAATGACTCATCTG GATGCCAAACCTATCTCCAGTGGTGCTTCCCCAAATCATAGCCAATCACCTGAAGCTCGCTCAAGAATTATAAATGATGAGAATCAAGAAACTGAAGCAGGAAAATCCTCAGGTGATAAGCTAGCATTGACGACAATGCTAAATGATTCTTCCCTGCAGCTTGGTCAATTACCACCACCAGAGGGCTCTGTGAAGAGCTTGAGTGAGAAGCTTTCCGCTGCTCTTTTGACTATCAATGCTAAAGATGACTTGGTGAAGCAGCATGCAAAAGTAGCAGAAGATGCTGTAGCAG GCTGGGAACATGCTGAGGCGGAAGTTAGTAACCTGAAGCGGCtacttgatgcttcatctctgaaGAATACCTCTCTGGAGGATCAAGTCAGCCACTTGGATGGTGCCCTCAAGGAATGTGTCAGGCAGCTTCGCCAGGCACGAGAAGAACAAGAGGAGAAAATCCGTGATGCAGTTGCTAAGAAGTCCCAGGAGTTTGAGTCTGAGATGTCTGAGCTCCAGAACATTATTGCTGACCTGAAACAGCAGCTAGAAGCCTCTGATCTGCAGGAAAAACTTCAGGTAGCAGAGAAAGAGAGCAAAGATCTCAAGATCGAGATGCTCACGCTGTCCAAGGAATTGAAGATACTTGCACTGGAACGAGACCTGAGCAACCAAGCAGCAGAGACTGCGAGCAAACAACACTTGGAAAGTGTAAAAAAAGTTACAAGAGTCGAGGCGGAATGCCGTAGGTTGCGCCATGTGACACGTAGAACTTCCTTAGCCAATGATTCTTGTAGGCCTGTTCTAAACAATGCTTGCATGGAATCTCTGACTGATAGCCAGTCTGATAGTGGAGAGCATATGCTAGCCATTGACAGTGAAATAAAAAATTCTGATTTGTGGGCCTCAGCTCTGGTAGCAGAACTCGATCAGTTCAAAAACAGCAATGAGGGCACAAGACATCTTGTAAACAATCCCATTGAGATTGACATGATGGATGACTTCCTTGAGATGGAAAAGCTGGCTGCATTGCCTGAAGCAGACCACACAAGCTCTAGCGTTGGAGCAGAAACTGATTCTGACCAGACTGTGACCAGAGATATATCAAGAGTCGAAACTGAAGCAGTACAGCTCCAGATGATAGAATTGCAAGAAAAGGTTGGAAAGATCGAACACGAGAAAAAGGAGCTTGAGATGGCCTTTGCAGAGGCTAGAAATCAGCTTGACAAATCACGTGACACCCTCATGGCAGCTAACAACAAGCTGGTTGACTTACAGATGCAGTTAAATCTGGCAAATGAGTCAAAAAATGCTGCTTTGGGACAAGCTGAACGGTTCGATGGTGAGAGGAAATCTCTGGCTTTGCAGGTGGAGTCAAAGTCAGCAGAAGTTGAGAAGCTTCAGGATGTTGTGGCTTCATTGGAAGAAAGTGGGGATAGGAAAGAGTTGGAGTTGCAATTAGAATCCACTTCTGTAGAGGTAGCAAATCTTCGGAATGCCATGGCAATCTTGGAAGAGAAGATTGACGCAGAGAAAACTCTGTCTGCGCAGCACAAAGCAGCCTCAAATATGGCAGAGGCAGCTAAAGACTCATTGGAGGCACAGTTGCGGTCCGCACAAAAAGAAATAGGGCAACTGAGAGGAATTATGGAAACACTGAAGAGCGAGGTGCAAATGGAGAAAATGCATCACAAAGAGCTTCTGGCACAAATAGAGGCTATGAAGACTGAATCAGAGAGAACATGTTCGGTGGAGTCTGCCAAAGAATCGTTAGAGGCTCAGCTCCTGGTAGCAAACTCAGAAATCGCAAAGTTGCATGTAACTGTGAGTGCACTGGAGTGTGATGCAGCAAAGGAGAGGGAGTATTCTTCAGAGATCAAGATGCAACTAGAGGCAGTGGAGGGCATCAGAAAGGTTTTGGGGTCCGAGCTTGAGTCTGCACACCAGGAGACCATGAAGCTCCAGGAGAAGGTGTTGTCATTGGAAACGAGGCTTAAGGATCAGATTGCATTGCTGGTAGAGTTGACTGCCAAGGCAGAGGATGCTGTGTCGGGGAGAAGGGTAATGGAAGGTCAGCTTGAAGTAGCAAATCTGGAACTCGCGAAACTGACAAACAAGGTGACCTTGCTGCAAGGGAAGATTGAGCAGGAGAAGCTGCTCTCGGAAGAGTATGAAGCAAAGTGCCGCAAATTGGAGGCTCAGCTGTCAAGGGACACTCGGGAGGCAAAGCTTTGGCGACTCGCCAACACAAATGGTGACCTGAAGTTCAAGCAG GAGAAAGAAATCGCCAGTGCTGCGGGGAAACTCGCGGAGTGCCAGAAGACGATCGCTAACCTTGGCCTTCAGCTCAAGTCACTGACGGACCTTGACGGTGTCGCGACCCAGCCTGAAAAGCTGGAATCCAAGGACACTCTGCTGGACTTCAGAGAAGGTGGTGCTGAGCCGCTCGCCGATGAACTATACAGTCTGGATCTTCCAAGGAACAACGGGAGCCGCATCTCGCCTGTTCCTGCGGTCGAATCCCCGTCGCGGTCCTCGTTTTTCTCGGGCGGTTTATCATCGATTAGTAGCTACAGGAGCAAAGCTAGAAAGTGA
- the LOC127347311 gene encoding uncharacterized protein, with protein MGVVHRRLSLLGNGGKHVDYDDGFEPTTDEKLATIVGQQSKAVDDCDDPDCKDEFVPLRGEKVDAAVGQQAKAVDDCDDPNDKIMRPTSVENGQERRPGFLYKQGARMSTGGNLGFRYKRGARMAAGYKRKEWQLGSKSSSNKEEEKPTLVDSRSSSIQLVRPTRFKVCTSPENRFATTGGASHHPSFDTSTPSNTLEEESSDEDEDSEVTPSSSNTFSDNTDFDALKSFADFNIILDDLVIDRELLPGHLRRKYYQLCCDRKMFLHRHLMKPINPVLAAGVISQTVDIAQGIRTSYASSSFLEDLAFWKTTLEGWRPWRAWAWTLPSSASASMTSRWLS; from the exons ATGGGGGTGGTGCATCGGAGGCTCTCTTTGCTTGGAAACGGCGGCAAGCACGTTGATTACGATGATGGTTTTGAGCCGACGACG GATGAGAAGCTTGCTACTATTGTTGGTCAACAATCTAAGGCAGTTGATGACTGTGATGATCCAGATTGCAAGGACGAATTCGTTCCTTTGAGA GGTGAGAAGGTCGATGCTGCTGTTGGTCAACAAGCTAAGGCAGTTGATGACTGTGATGATCCAAATGACAAG ATCATGAGGCCCACGAGTGTGGAGAATGGGCAAGAAAGGCGTCCAGGCTTTCTTTATAAACAAGGAGCAAGAATGTCTACAGGAGGTAATCTAGGCTTTCGTTATAAACGCGGAGCAAGAATGGCTGCAGGTTATAAA AGGAAGGAGTGGCAATTAGGGTCCAAATCTTCTAGCAACAAGGAGGAAGAGAAACCAACGTTGGTTGATAGCAGAAGCAGCAGTATTCAACTCGTGAGACCGACAAGATTTAAG GTGTGCACAAGTCCAGAGAACAGGTTCGCTACAACTGGTGGAGCGTCTCATCACCCGAGTTTTGACACGTCCACTCCAAGCAATACCTTAG AAGAAGAAAGTTCAGATGAAGATGAGGATTCGGAGGTTACCCCATCAAGCAGCAACACATTCAGCGATAATACCGATTTTGACGCTCTTAAAAGCTTTGCAGACTTTAATATCATCCTTGATGATTTGGTCATCGACCGCGAATTACTCCCCGGTCACCTGCGTAGGAAGTACTACCAGCTCTGCTGCGACAGGAAGATGTTCCTCCATAGGCATCTGATGAAGCCCATAAACCCTGtgctcgccgcaggagtaatctcACAGACGGTCGACATCGCTCAGGGCATCAGGACCTCCTATGCCTCTTCCTCTTTCCTCGAGGACCTTGCGTTTTGGAAGACGACCCTGGAGGGCTGGAGGCCTTGGAGGGCCTGGGCATGGACATTGCCTTCCTCCGCAAGCGCGTCGATGACCTCCAGGTGGTTGTCCTAG